A stretch of DNA from Spirosoma endbachense:
TACCAGCTCGGGAAATCGGACTACGATACCACACAATTCGTTCACCAACCTTGGTGTAGAGTTTGACTGGAAGCATCAATTTGCCCGCAAAGGCCAGGAATTGAGCCTGGTTACCTCGTATAGCCGCAATCACTTATCAAATGCCGCGGACTGGTTAACCACTTCGTTAAACGCAGATGGCTCGGCGCAGGCAGGTTTTCCCGAAACCGATAAAATTACGGGTCGAACCAACGGGAATCAGGTGATTGCCCAATTTGATTATACGCATCCGCTGGGCGATTCGGCAAAACTCGAAATGGGGGTACGCAGTTACACCTATATCCGCGATCAGCAGTATTTCTTTAACAAACTGGCCAACGATACCCAGCGCTTTCAGTTAATACCCAGCTATTCGCAGGATGCCCGGATTACCGAAGCGACGAATGCCATCTACGTGCTCTATACCCGTCAGTTTCGACGCAACATCAGTTTACAGGCAGGTTTGCGGTTGGAACAATCGAGTTTGCATGGTACGTCCCGGCTCGATACGACGACCTTTGGCTACAATTACCCATCCAAAACAGGCCAGAACTGGTTTCAGTCCTTCTTCCCCTCGTTCGCCCTCTCTAAAAAGCTGAGCGAAACGGGTGAAATTGGCCTGAGCCTGAGCCGTAAGATAGCCCGGCCTAATTTTCGACACCTGTTCATTGGCATTCAGGCCAACGACCGCCAGAACATCACCATCGGTAATCCGGCAGTGCGACCTGAATTTGTCAATACTGCCGAGGTTAATTTTAATAAGACATGGGGGGGCTTGAACTGGTTAGCTTCGGGGTATTATATCTACGAAGATCACACGATCAAGCCATTCACCCAACCCTTAGCCACCGATTCATCGGTACTGGTCACCACGTTCATTAACGTTAAAGCCGACATTCGCTATGGCTTTGATAATACGTTGAAATTCAACATTGGGCCAAATCTGAGCGCAGTGGCTAACCTGAACGTGTTCAACGTGATTCTGCAATCGGTCGATGTGCGAAACCAACTTGTGTCCTATAACGCCAAACTGAATCTGACCTACCGGTTACCGGCTAACATCTCAGCGCAGTTGACGGGTACTAACGACGGGAAATCCCCATCGTTGCAGGGTTATCGGGATGCCGTCCGAGGTGTCGATTTTGCAGTCCGGAAAGGCTTCTGGCAAAATCGGGCTAGTCTGACCTTTTCCATCAACGATATGTTCAATTCACGTCGCTTTATCAGCATCTATGATCAGCCGAGTGCCTACCAGGTATCGATGAATCGGCGGGAAGTACGGTTTTATAAATTGTCCATACAACTGCCACTAGGTAGCGATACATCAAAACGTAATCAACGTAAAATGGAACGTCCAGACGTGGACTTCAGCAACTAGCCAATCTCGCCAAATTGAAGCCATAACCGCTAGGTTCCTTACATGAACAGCCTAGCGGTTATGGCTTTTGTTATTGAGCTTTTTTTAACTACCCACTCAAAAACGCACATTACCCGTCAGAACGGCAAACGGCTCAATGGCAGAGTGAAAATCCACTACTCTTGCCCATATAAACTATATAAGGTGTAATTTTATCTTATATATTTTATATGAACGTGCAGTTCAGGTATCAATTAATCTTACTTTTTGTGGCATTCCATTGCCCAGGTTTTACGTATGCCCAATCATCTAAAGTAGACAGTTTAAAAAAACTAGTACCGTCGTTAAGTGCTACCGATCGCATTGATGGGCTAAATGCATTGAGTGAAGCTTTCTGGGGCATGCGAATTCTCGACTCTGCCCAGTTTTTCGCCATGAAGGCTGTCGATGAGTCGACAAAAATTAAGTATGGATTGGGCTTAGGTAACGCCCTGGCTAACCTGGCGACTGTCGATTATGAAATAGGGAATTTTGTCGAGATGGAAAAAAGGAGCCTGATTTCTATTTCCATTTTTACGAAACTCCACGTCGAAAAACGATTGGCAAACGGATATGCTTTACTGGGACAGGCGATTTGGGCACAAAGTAAATTTGATCAGGCAATCGAAGCGTTCGATCAGGCCGCTCACTATTATAGTCGATTTAAAGACTCAACGGCTTTGGGCAGGACTTATGGCCGAATGGCCTTACTGGAAGAAGAAAGAGGGAACTACGAACGATCGTTTCAATATTGCCTGAAGGCGCTGAAATTCAATAAAAACGAGGCATTTTTTTCGTTGGGGCAGTTGTATGCTGATGTTGGCGATTATGAAACGGCCCGGGAATATTACGGCAAAATCAGCCAACGACTTAAAGTAGGAACCTACCTTAAAATTGGTGAAACCTATTACTTACAGACTAACTATGATTCTGCCCAATATTATTACCAGCTTTATATAAGAGAGAGTAGAGACGTGTCAAAAAAGACATTGACGAAGGCTTACGCACTCCTCGGCGGCTTATACCTGAAATTGGAAAAATACGATACCGCTCTATTTTATCTAAACATTGCGCTTACCGATTTTGAAAAAGACAATAACCGCAACTGGATCATGCGCGTCTTGTTGGAGTTAGGAAAAGCCTATAAGGAATCGGGTGAGGTTAGTAAAGCAATAAAAACTACGAATGAACTTTTGACTACCGCTGAGGAGTCCGGAGCCAGGCAATACATTCGGGATGCACATTATTTGCTATTTCAGTTATTTGATCGTTTAGAACAGAAAAACAGTGCTTATCTGCATCTTAAACAATACACAGCTCTTAACAATGAAATTGGGATTGATATATCGGCCCGCAAACTTTCCTTTTACAAAACCTCCCATGAACGGGAGCAGGCACAGCTCAAAATTGCTTTGTTAAGCCAGCAAAGACAACTGCAACAGGAAGAATTGAAACAGGCCTCTCAGCAAAGAGAGTTTCTATATATGGGGATATTGGCGATAGCCCTTCTTGCCTTCGTTTTGGTGCGCAATGTCCTGTTGAAAAAACGGGAGGAAAAGCACCTCCGTGAACTGGCCGAAACGGAACTCCGAATTCAAAAGCTCGAAACAAAAAAGCAATTGGGAGACCTGGAAATGCAGGTGCTTCGGACGCAGATGAATCCGCATTTTCTGTTCAATTCGCTGAATTCAATCAACCGGTTTATCTTACAAAATAACAAGTCACAGGCTTCGCTATACCTGACTAAGTTTTCACGCCTTGTGCGTATGATCCTGCAAAATTCACAAAACAAACTGATCACCTTAGAGCAGGAACTCGACTCTCTGAAACTGTATCTGAGTCTGGAAGCCCTTCGTTTTGATGACCATTTTATGTTTGCCATTACAGTACAGGATGATCTTGATGTTTCGGCCCTAAAAGTGCCTCCTCTGATTATCCAGCCCTATGTTGAAAATGCAGTCTGGCATGGATTAATGCATAAGGAAGAAAAAGGCCAACTGGATATTGATGTACTGAGTGAAAAAGGGTTTCTCTATATCAAAATCATGGATAATGGCATAGGTCGTCAAAAAGCAACCATGCTACAGGAAAAGGCAGATACAACCCATAAATCAATGGGAATTGGCATTACCTCGCAACGAATTGCAATGCTGGAGGAGCCAAGTTCAAAGGGATCTGTGGCGATCAATGATCTTGTTGAAATAAATGGTACACCCTGCGGTACAGAGGTTATCCTTAAATTACCAATTATGTATGATTAAAGCCATCCTGATCGACGATGAAGCCCATTGCCTGGATACCCTTAGTATCCTGTTAGGGGAGTACTGTCCAGACGTTACAATCGTACAGACCTGCCGCTCGGCTAAAACGGCGATTGAGGCCATTGAACAAACCAAACCCGATGTAATTTTTCTGGATATTCAAATGCCGGGAACAAATGGGTTTCAACTGCTGGAACAATTGGGCCAGGTTTCATTTGCGGTTATTTTTACAACCAGCTATGATCAGTATGCTATTAAGGCGATCCATCTCAGTGCGCTCGACTACCTGCTAAAACCAATTGACCCTACTGAATTGATGGTGGCCGTTGACAAGGTTAAAAAGCAAAAAAAATTACCATCTTCAGAACATTTTGAGCAGCTTTTTGACCGTCTGCAAAATAAGATCAGCGGCTTCCGAAATATTGCCATTCCTACAGTAGAAGGATTTGAACTTATCCCGGTTGACCAACTAATTTTCTGTGAAGCCGACGATAATTACACCTACCTGTTACTGAAGGATAAACGGAAGGTTATTGCCTCACGAACCCTAAAAGCAATAGAAGAGCAACTGCGGGAGTTTTCCTATTTTGTCCGTGTTCACCATTCCTATATTGTCAATATTAACGAGGTGACCAAATATGTTCGGGGTGAAGGGGGCTATTTGATCATGAGTGATAGTTCGGTCGTTAACGTATCCCGTAGCCGGAAGGAAGCCTTGCTTAAATTGTTTTGAGGGCTCGTCAGGTATACGCTCATTTAGGCTAGTGCTCGGCCACTTTAGACCTATACGGTTTTTGAAACCGCATCGGCGGCCCGGCGCAACGGCGGCCCGGCTTATAGGTTTGTAATCGAATACTACCCAGTTCAGGGTTGTTGAATACGAATCAAATTCGGGAAGCCTTTTCCTCATCAAAATCTAGATTAACTCCATTGGTTGGGATGGCAACTTCCCTGAAAAATATAATAGAGATAGAAATTTTATATAAAATCTCCCCATATCCATACAAGTACTTATCAAACCCGTCAACTACTCATTGCCCCTTTACGAATTCGGTCAGGCAGGATAGCTTTGACTACATCAACCAAATCCATTGGCCATCAACCAAAAATCGGTTATGAATTGATGAATTCCGATCACTGTAGCCTTGGGCGGGCTTGCATTGATTCTGTTGACTTGGTTGTTTTTGAATACAGTAAGGTTCCTGCTTGGGCACTAGTAGAATCACGGGGAAGGATGAAAAGAGCCATGTGCCTGGGACGGACATCCCAGGTTACCAGAACGTGTTTACTCATCCTTTAAATCAGTTTATTTTATTTAGTTAAATGGCCATGAAACGCACTAAAGAATTAATAACCAATACGAAAGCAATAGATAGAGTAGCGACTTTATCACTCTTTTTGATCGTACTTAAGATAGGTACTTTGAACGCCCAGCAATTACCGTCTTACGTCTATGCGTACGGGGATGCCACTCCCACTTATGTAGACGCGACCTCATCGCAGGTGCCCCAGGATCCTGACCTACATGCACTGGACGCCACGTTTGTCGATGTTGATAAGGATGGTGACCTGGACGTAGTCATAGCCGTTGAGATGGGCGCGAACCGTCTTTACCTGAATGATGGTAAGGGAAAGCTCTCCTGGAAAAAAGAGGCCTTCGGTAATGCTCGCCATGATAGCGAACATGTATTGAGTGCTGATTTCAATAAGGATGGTTATCCCGACATTGTTTTTGTGGCGGAAGATGATCATGCCCATCAACTTTTTTTAGGTGGTCCTGGTGGTGTATTTACAGAGGCCACCGACAGACTTCCGGCTAAAAGCGAAGGCAATGCGCTTGCCATTGGCGATGTCAACCAGGATGGATTTCCAGACATTCTGGTTGGTAATTCGGGAGAAGAAAAACCGGGTAAAAAAGAACGCGCATCCGGACAGGATTTCCTCTGGCTGAATGATGCCAAACACCCCGGCTATTTTATCGATGCTACAAGTACGCATCTGCCTAAAGATAATGACGATACACAGGATATTAAATTGGCCGATTTGGATGGGGATGGCGATCTGGATATGGTCATTGCAAACGAAACACCCCCAAGTCGCTTACTCGTGAACGATGGTCAGGGGCATTTTTCAGATGCCTCCGATAGGCTGGAGTTGCTCGTACCCATGGAAACCAGGCAGGTGCAGATATTTGATGCAAATGGGGATAATAAACCTGATCTGCTATTTTTTAACCTCACCAGTAATAATCACGGTTGGGATAAAGACCCACAGGTACGTTTGCTTATCAATGACGGCAATGGACGCTTTAAAGACCAGACCAAAAACCATCTGCCCGAAAATCAATTTTCCAGTTGGGGCGGCATAATTGTCGATTTTAATCGGGATGGTCGCCCAGATATTCTGGTTGGGGCAATCCAGGTACCTGGTTTTGTACCCTTACAGGTTCGCGCCTGGCAAAATGAGGGCAATGCAAACTTTAAAGATGTCACAACACAAATTGTCCCCGGATTGACAGTCGGACGTCACTGGGGAATGGCTCTGGGGGATTTAAATGGAGATGGTAAAGACGATATCTTTATCGGTGCGTGGGGTACACAAGCCCGTCTGTTATTTAGCCGTGTCAAAGGAAATACGGATTCAAAGTAAAGGTGAATAACCAAAATAGGTTCAAGAAAGGGTATTTATCTATTTGTCGTTCAAGGTTCATAAGCGTTAGTTGATACGAAAAAGGATAGTCATGGCATCGAAGTAACCAGAACAATATCATGCTTCGGTATGGTATTGTTCTGGTACTCATACTCCAACCAATATAGAGGTAGGTATGTGCTTTCCGGAAGTACACCGTATAAGACGAGGATGTTATGTTTGGTGATACTAAATATATATTACTGATAATCAGTAATTTGTCAAGAAGTGAAAAAAAAATTATAAAAAATATTGATTTTTGGAGGGGACACTTTCCGATTTTTTCACACTACTATATAAAAGCGAAATTGTTAAGTTTTTTCCCTAATAAGTCCAGTGACTGCTTATCTACACTATACACCGGAAGAATTCATTCAGGACGATCATTTTCGTCGTTGGGTGCTTATGCCTGACGAGGACACTGGGCAATTTTGGCGAAACTTCCTCACAGTTTATCCAGATAAAAAACCAGATGTCACCCGGGCTCGCGCCCTACTACTGGCCATGGAGTCGCTGGGCAATGATCCGAGCCTGGAACAGGGGCAGCGGATGAAGCAAACTATTTTTGACCACATAGAAATACAGGAGAATACAACTCAATCAGTATTTACCGTCGTTTACACCAATTTTTCGAGGTATTGGGTATCCATTGCCGCAACAATAGCGCTGGTAGGTATGGTTTGGTGGTATTTATCGACCCATAATTCGACGTATTTGCCACCAACTTATGACAGGCAAGTCGCTCAGGTACATGAACCGCTCATTGAGCAGACCAACCAAACCAAGAATACGCAACGCGTACAATTGCCGGATGGGAGTACTGTTCTGTTAAGTCCTAATGCTAAACTGAGTTATGAAAAGGTCTTTACCGGCACTCAACGGAAGGTTTACTTATCGGGACAGGGTTATTTTGAGGTGGTGAAAGACGATTCGAAGCCCTTTTTAGTCTTTGCCAATAATGTAGTTACCCAGGTAGTTGGCACTCGTTTTACCGTCAATAGCGCACAGAGCGCAATCGGCATAAGCGTCATTGTCAAGTCGGGGAAAGTAAAAGTATTCACCCTTGAGCAGTACCAAAAGCCAGAAACCCAAAAAACAGCGGAAACAATCGTGCTCACCGCCAATCAGCAAGCGACCTATGATCCAGCGCAGGCATTGCTAACAAAGAGCATCGTTGCCAGGCCGGAAATCTTACAAAAACCCGAAAAATTCCCTGGTTTCAATTTTAAAAGTGCTTCAATCAATGATGTATTTACCACGCTGGAACGGTCGTATGGCGTCACGATCCTGTATAACCAGCAGTCTGTTGAAAAATGCAATCTGACCGCTCAACTTGGTGATGAACCCTTATTTAAAAAATTAGATATAATCTGCCGGACGATCGATGCCACCTATGAAGTATGGGGAACAAAAATTGTCGTGACCGGAAAAGGCTGTTCACCCGATTAATTCCTACTAACCGTTAACCCCTCTCTGCCTATGAGAAACCAGTAGCCAGCTCCCGTATAAATAAAAATACCGGTAATGTGTCCGCATTACCGGCAATTCCCCCTCGTGTTATCCGCTAACAAACCTGTTTCCAGCAGGTCGGGGATTGTTTTGCCCAGTATGTCCAATACATGAACCAAAACGGAGTAAATCTATGCAATTATTCTTTAATTCCTTCCCCTTATTGACCAAAGTTATGAAGGTCACAGGCACCCATATCTTGCTGATTTTGATCTTTACCAACTTCAGCGTCGCTCGCCCCAGCTTTGCTCAGGAACTGTTGAACCGCCCGGTTTCGATGAATATCAAAAACAAGGAGCTCGGTTCAGTACTTGATCATATATCCAAAGAAGCCAAAATCCGATTTACCTATGTCCCCAAGCTCATTGATATGGACCAGCGAATCTCACTGGTGGCGACTAAGGAAAAGCTGTCTACGGTTTTGGATCGTCTCCTCAAGCCGCTTAATATCAATTACGAGATTGAAGGAGAATTTATCGTGCTTAAACGAGAGCCGGGGCATAGTAGCCGAACGAACGAAACGAATGAAGCCGGTTTGTTGAAAGCCGTAGCCCTGGCCGATATTGCCTTAACCGGTACCGTTGCCGATGAAAAGGGTGAACTTTTGCCAGGGGTCAGTGTCGTCCTGAAGGGTACGCAGCGAGGAACGACCACAAACGCAGAGGGGGCCTTTTCGTTTAATGTGCCCGATAATAAAGGCGTTCTGGTATTCAGCTTTGTGGGCTATATAGCGCAGGAAGTTGAAATTGGCAATAAAACCGCCTTCACCGTCCGCCTGGCAGCCGAGAGTAAATCATTAAACGAAGTTGTGGTTGTCGGCTATGGCGTACAGGAAAAGAAAACGCTGACCGGTGCCGTCTCTGCCGTTAATGAACAACAACTCAGAGCCGTACCTACCGGTGATGCAGCTGCCAGGCTTCAGGGGCGGGTCGCCGGAGTAACAGTGATTACGAGTAGTGATCCGGGAGGTAGTTCTACCGTTCGGGTGCGGGGTATTGGCTCGATCAACAACAATGACCCATTGTATATTGTCGATGGCGTTCCTACCAATTCGGGCCTGACGGGGATCAATCCGAATGATGTCGAGTCGATGACTGTTCTGAAGGATGCCTCGGCCTCAGCCATCTACGGTTCCAGAGCCGCCAATGGGGTTATCGTGGTGACCACCAAGCGTGGTAAGAAGGGAACATTAAAGCTAAGTTTTGACGCTCGGTATGGTACCCAGCGGTCTGCCAATCATCTTGATATGATGAACTCCCAGGAATTGGGTGAACTATTATGGCAGCGGAAGCGAAACGCGGGCTTAACACCCGGTGGCGCTGGCTGGGCGGATGCGCAGTACGGCAATGGGGCAACACCCGTTATTCCCGATTACATTATACCGACAGCAGCATCGGCCAGCCAGGTCAATGAAAGCACCTATTCCTATCCAACGCCTTACAACGGCATTACGAAAGCGAATAAAGAAGGAACCAACTGGTTCAACGAAGTGACTTCCGTTGCACCCATTCAGGAGTACAATTTAGCCGTATCGGGCGGGGGTGAAAAAAGTAATTTTGCCGTTAGCGCCGGGTATTTGAATCAAAAAGGCATTATTGATTATACCGGTTTCAACCGCTATTCCTTACGGGCTAATTCGGATTTTACGGTTACCAAGTGGCTTAAAATTGGCCAGACGATTGGCGCAACACTGTCTGACCGGTTAGGCTTCATTAATACGGGCACCAGTAATGCGGGTTCTCCAGTCGCTTATGCCATTCGCCAGCACCCCTTAATACCTGTTTATGACATCCGGGGAAACTTTGCAGGCACGAAAGCAGCCGGTACGGGGAATGGACAGAATCCCGTTGCGAATCTGTACCGGGCTAAAGACAACCTCAGTCGGCAGATG
This window harbors:
- a CDS encoding outer membrane beta-barrel family protein, encoding MKSTFRISFLLSLLVWATPMLAQQALLTSTNHLTGKVLDAATNQALPFASVAIFKQVNGKDSLITGNQTDEQGAFSIANVPMGSLIARITFVGYQNFEQTIRVNQAQTDIGILALKPDASTLKEVKVTGEKSAIDLTMEKRTFNVSKNLTTIGGTAENILKNVPSITLDESGNPSLRNMATTIYVNGKPTQLTLSQIPANQIESVEVISNPSARYDASTTGGIVNLVLKKNRQPGYNGIISAGIGNNSRFDGTLNLDWRRGKWNLTSFYSINATKNPTTGYVFRTNRRSDGSPANYFNQNTNISLDNTFQSGRIAADYALNNRNTLSLAATLVGGAFNTVSTQPYDYRDLSQTVTSSGNRTTIPHNSFTNLGVEFDWKHQFARKGQELSLVTSYSRNHLSNAADWLTTSLNADGSAQAGFPETDKITGRTNGNQVIAQFDYTHPLGDSAKLEMGVRSYTYIRDQQYFFNKLANDTQRFQLIPSYSQDARITEATNAIYVLYTRQFRRNISLQAGLRLEQSSLHGTSRLDTTTFGYNYPSKTGQNWFQSFFPSFALSKKLSETGEIGLSLSRKIARPNFRHLFIGIQANDRQNITIGNPAVRPEFVNTAEVNFNKTWGGLNWLASGYYIYEDHTIKPFTQPLATDSSVLVTTFINVKADIRYGFDNTLKFNIGPNLSAVANLNVFNVILQSVDVRNQLVSYNAKLNLTYRLPANISAQLTGTNDGKSPSLQGYRDAVRGVDFAVRKGFWQNRASLTFSINDMFNSRRFISIYDQPSAYQVSMNRREVRFYKLSIQLPLGSDTSKRNQRKMERPDVDFSN
- a CDS encoding tetratricopeptide repeat-containing sensor histidine kinase encodes the protein MAFHCPGFTYAQSSKVDSLKKLVPSLSATDRIDGLNALSEAFWGMRILDSAQFFAMKAVDESTKIKYGLGLGNALANLATVDYEIGNFVEMEKRSLISISIFTKLHVEKRLANGYALLGQAIWAQSKFDQAIEAFDQAAHYYSRFKDSTALGRTYGRMALLEEERGNYERSFQYCLKALKFNKNEAFFSLGQLYADVGDYETAREYYGKISQRLKVGTYLKIGETYYLQTNYDSAQYYYQLYIRESRDVSKKTLTKAYALLGGLYLKLEKYDTALFYLNIALTDFEKDNNRNWIMRVLLELGKAYKESGEVSKAIKTTNELLTTAEESGARQYIRDAHYLLFQLFDRLEQKNSAYLHLKQYTALNNEIGIDISARKLSFYKTSHEREQAQLKIALLSQQRQLQQEELKQASQQREFLYMGILAIALLAFVLVRNVLLKKREEKHLRELAETELRIQKLETKKQLGDLEMQVLRTQMNPHFLFNSLNSINRFILQNNKSQASLYLTKFSRLVRMILQNSQNKLITLEQELDSLKLYLSLEALRFDDHFMFAITVQDDLDVSALKVPPLIIQPYVENAVWHGLMHKEEKGQLDIDVLSEKGFLYIKIMDNGIGRQKATMLQEKADTTHKSMGIGITSQRIAMLEEPSSKGSVAINDLVEINGTPCGTEVILKLPIMYD
- a CDS encoding LytR/AlgR family response regulator transcription factor — translated: MIKAILIDDEAHCLDTLSILLGEYCPDVTIVQTCRSAKTAIEAIEQTKPDVIFLDIQMPGTNGFQLLEQLGQVSFAVIFTTSYDQYAIKAIHLSALDYLLKPIDPTELMVAVDKVKKQKKLPSSEHFEQLFDRLQNKISGFRNIAIPTVEGFELIPVDQLIFCEADDNYTYLLLKDKRKVIASRTLKAIEEQLREFSYFVRVHHSYIVNINEVTKYVRGEGGYLIMSDSSVVNVSRSRKEALLKLF
- a CDS encoding FG-GAP repeat domain-containing protein, coding for MKRTKELITNTKAIDRVATLSLFLIVLKIGTLNAQQLPSYVYAYGDATPTYVDATSSQVPQDPDLHALDATFVDVDKDGDLDVVIAVEMGANRLYLNDGKGKLSWKKEAFGNARHDSEHVLSADFNKDGYPDIVFVAEDDHAHQLFLGGPGGVFTEATDRLPAKSEGNALAIGDVNQDGFPDILVGNSGEEKPGKKERASGQDFLWLNDAKHPGYFIDATSTHLPKDNDDTQDIKLADLDGDGDLDMVIANETPPSRLLVNDGQGHFSDASDRLELLVPMETRQVQIFDANGDNKPDLLFFNLTSNNHGWDKDPQVRLLINDGNGRFKDQTKNHLPENQFSSWGGIIVDFNRDGRPDILVGAIQVPGFVPLQVRAWQNEGNANFKDVTTQIVPGLTVGRHWGMALGDLNGDGKDDIFIGAWGTQARLLFSRVKGNTDSK
- a CDS encoding FecR family protein, coding for MTAYLHYTPEEFIQDDHFRRWVLMPDEDTGQFWRNFLTVYPDKKPDVTRARALLLAMESLGNDPSLEQGQRMKQTIFDHIEIQENTTQSVFTVVYTNFSRYWVSIAATIALVGMVWWYLSTHNSTYLPPTYDRQVAQVHEPLIEQTNQTKNTQRVQLPDGSTVLLSPNAKLSYEKVFTGTQRKVYLSGQGYFEVVKDDSKPFLVFANNVVTQVVGTRFTVNSAQSAIGISVIVKSGKVKVFTLEQYQKPETQKTAETIVLTANQQATYDPAQALLTKSIVARPEILQKPEKFPGFNFKSASINDVFTTLERSYGVTILYNQQSVEKCNLTAQLGDEPLFKKLDIICRTIDATYEVWGTKIVVTGKGCSPD